The Ammoniphilus oxalaticus genome contains a region encoding:
- a CDS encoding CD3072 family TudS-related putative desulfidase, translated as MERSKKIIIASHCILNQNTVIPEEARSKGLMKSAVEWCDQESYGIVQLPCPEFTYLGLNRPSMTREEYDIQKYREHCQTILAPIMDQLRMYVESGYDLVGGFGIQSSPSCDPGRGIFMEEFLLLTKREGISIRYFWQIPATDNGYFDEKDPASHYGAIS; from the coding sequence ATGGAGCGTAGCAAAAAAATTATAATCGCTTCACATTGCATCCTAAATCAAAACACGGTTATCCCAGAGGAAGCCCGAAGTAAAGGGCTGATGAAAAGCGCTGTGGAGTGGTGTGATCAAGAAAGTTACGGTATTGTTCAGCTGCCGTGTCCTGAATTTACGTATTTAGGATTAAACAGGCCTTCAATGACAAGAGAAGAATACGATATCCAAAAATACCGTGAACATTGTCAAACGATATTGGCGCCCATCATGGACCAATTAAGGATGTATGTAGAAAGTGGCTATGATCTTGTTGGCGGATTTGGGATTCAAAGCAGTCCATCATGTGACCCCGGTCGTGGTATTTTTATGGAGGAATTTCTTTTGTTAACGAAAAGGGAAGGGATAAGTATTCGCTACTTCTGGCAGATCCCGGCAACAGATAATGGGTACTTTGATGAGAAGGACCCTGCCAGTCATTATGGAGCCATATCATAG
- a CDS encoding CD3073 family putative ECF transporter S component, whose product MNKQTFKLGLAGLAIAVNVLAGSIVSSLKIPLLFLDAIGTIFIAVLLGPFWALGVGIVTNLVMGVTSGPTAIPFGLVNGGIGLVVGLIARKYGFGWGSAIISGIIISIVAPLIGTPISIAMFGGLTGGGIDIFVLWLSQMGQSIFAAAFIPRITSNFVDKILSCILVLLLIKQLPATLLLKMGYSTKERNDQSYGA is encoded by the coding sequence ATGAATAAGCAAACATTTAAGTTAGGTTTGGCCGGTCTTGCAATTGCCGTAAATGTGCTTGCTGGTTCGATCGTGTCAAGTTTAAAGATCCCATTGCTGTTCCTTGACGCCATTGGCACTATTTTCATCGCTGTTCTTCTTGGTCCTTTTTGGGCCCTAGGTGTTGGAATTGTTACTAATCTAGTTATGGGGGTTACTTCCGGCCCCACGGCGATCCCGTTCGGCCTGGTAAACGGCGGAATTGGGCTTGTTGTCGGTTTAATTGCTAGGAAGTATGGTTTTGGTTGGGGGTCTGCTATTATATCGGGCATTATTATCTCTATCGTTGCTCCTTTAATTGGAACACCAATCTCAATCGCTATGTTTGGCGGGTTAACGGGAGGCGGTATCGACATTTTTGTACTGTGGCTAAGCCAAATGGGTCAATCCATTTTTGCCGCCGCTTTTATTCCCAGAATCACCTCAAACTTTGTCGATAAGATTTTATCTTGTATTCTCGTATTACTTTTAATTAAACAATTACCTGCAACACTTTTGTTAAAGATGGGGTATTCAACGAAGGAAAGGAATGATCAGTCCTATGGAGCGTAG
- a CDS encoding Rpn family recombination-promoting nuclease/putative transposase, translating to MIQGYNELPKDVQGYIPNYEYLLYDISSYTDEKIKGEAQLRILFTMFRDIHNEDNKDFKNSIYRAVTYLQELENKQTGIGYFETLMRYVFSAGKNLTKFDVSEIIHTIEKTYPEGSDAVMTLADMFREEGREEGREEGAKESMERVAKKLLSKGLPTKDITEVTGLTTEEVEDIRQKTLQ from the coding sequence ATGATACAAGGGTATAATGAGCTACCAAAGGACGTTCAAGGCTATATACCGAATTACGAATACCTATTGTACGACATCTCAAGCTACACAGATGAAAAGATAAAAGGCGAGGCCCAACTTCGGATTTTATTCACAATGTTTAGGGATATACACAACGAAGACAATAAAGACTTTAAAAACTCAATTTACCGAGCGGTAACCTATCTACAAGAATTAGAAAATAAGCAGACAGGGATCGGGTATTTTGAAACGTTGATGCGATATGTGTTCAGCGCAGGTAAAAACTTAACAAAGTTCGATGTAAGCGAAATCATCCATACGATTGAAAAAACCTATCCAGAAGGGAGCGACGCAGTCATGACTTTGGCGGATATGTTTAGGGAAGAAGGAAGAGAAGAAGGAAGAGAAGAAGGGGCTAAAGAGAGCATGGAAAGAGTAGCAAAAAAATTACTATCTAAGGGGCTCCCCACAAAGGATATTACCGAAGTCACTGGCTTGACAACAGAGGAAGTTGAGGATATCAGACAAAAAACACTTCAATAA
- a CDS encoding putative holin-like toxin, producing MTTFEAISLIANFSLVLIALLTLVVSIVVHLNKKK from the coding sequence ATGACGACATTCGAAGCAATTAGTTTGATCGCTAATTTTAGTTTAGTGCTAATAGCGTTGCTAACATTAGTTGTAAGCATTGTCGTCCATTTGAATAAAAAGAAATAG
- a CDS encoding DUF1643 domain-containing protein, whose amino-acid sequence MAGEIMEFNAIFDNPTDPVFRYSLTRKWNEDLKKATIIMLNPSVANVLKNDLSINRCLNFCIDNDYGSLEVVNLFAYIETDSKKLSAQSENVGVENNKYLQSAIETADTIIVAWGSDNQYKTRKREVWNRFLREKDVYYFEDDSNRTIPLHISRLANGFYLERYKPTF is encoded by the coding sequence GTGGCAGGGGAAATTATGGAGTTTAATGCCATTTTTGATAATCCGACAGACCCTGTATTTAGATATTCACTAACAAGAAAGTGGAATGAGGATCTAAAGAAGGCGACGATTATCATGCTGAATCCGAGTGTCGCAAATGTATTAAAGAATGATTTATCTATTAATCGCTGTCTGAATTTTTGCATAGATAATGATTATGGTTCGTTAGAAGTCGTTAATTTATTTGCTTATATTGAAACAGACTCGAAAAAATTATCAGCGCAGTCAGAGAATGTTGGCGTAGAGAATAACAAATATCTCCAATCAGCGATTGAAACCGCAGATACGATCATTGTTGCCTGGGGTAGCGATAATCAATATAAAACAAGAAAGAGAGAGGTTTGGAATAGGTTTTTAAGAGAGAAGGATGTCTACTATTTTGAGGATGATTCCAATCGAACAATACCTTTGCACATTTCTAGATTGGCGAATGGTTTTTACTTGGAACGATATAAACCGACATTTTAA
- a CDS encoding Rpn family recombination-promoting nuclease/putative transposase, whose protein sequence is MDIRDEEGFIYFLFEHKSYTSRETAFQLLKYMIEIWEAKSKKEDMSELPMIIPLVIYHGKGDWNVKNEFRRYDTRV, encoded by the coding sequence GTGGATATACGTGATGAAGAGGGCTTTATCTATTTCCTTTTTGAGCATAAAAGCTACACGAGTAGAGAAACCGCTTTTCAACTTCTGAAGTACATGATCGAGATTTGGGAAGCGAAAAGCAAAAAAGAAGATATGAGTGAATTGCCAATGATTATTCCGTTGGTTATCTACCATGGAAAAGGAGATTGGAACGTAAAAAACGAATTTAGGCGATATGATACAAGGGTATAA